The nucleotide sequence GAAGTGGGTCGAAAGTTCACCGGCGACGATTTGGTGGCGCTGTTGAGCGACTTATTCGTCAGCCGCGGCATCCCGTCGTTCATCCGCAGCGACAATGGCCCGGAGTTCATCAGCAAGGCGGTCCGCTCCTTTCTGGACTTCATTGAGGTGGGGACTTCCTACATCGAACCGGGCAGTCCCTGGCAGAACGGCTACGTCGAAAGCTTCCACAGCAGGCTTCGCGATGAGTGTTTATCGTGCGAGCTGTTCAGCAGCTTGTCCGAGGCACAGTCGATCATTGAGTCATGGCGTCAAACGTACAACCATCGACGTCCGCACAGCGGCATCGGTGGAATGGCCCCAGCAGATTTTGCTTCACAGTGGGCTACTTCCGCTTCGTTCGCTGCGCTCCCTTCGCGGAAGCAGCCCACTGTGGAATCGTTTAACCAACCCGTACTCTCATAACCATGGATCAGGAAATGGGGGCATTCCACTACCTTTGAGTGCCCCGAATGCGGAAAGCCGTGTGCAGTTTATGACCGCACCGGCAGGCGTCGTTGGAGACATCTGGACACAATGCAATTTTGGACAATCCGGCACGCCCAACCTCCTCGCGTGAAATAATCCCAACACGGAGTCAAGCAACCGCGTTTACCTTGGGCAGCGAAGAACAGTCAGTTCACGATCTTGCATTTACGATTCGCGATTGATGTCCTCTTGGTAAGCCAGACTGTCAGGGGCGCACAGAGCATCCTGCGAACGAGTTGGGTCGAAACCTGGCACATCCTTGAAAAGGCGGTCGCCCGTGGCAAGGCACGTAAGACTCGAGAGCCGATGCTTCGAATCGGGATCGACGAGAAGACATTCCGCAAAGGGCAGAACTACATCACACTGATCTACGATCTCGACCGCAGCACCGTCGAGGCAATCTCCGACGGAAATGACACCGAGAGTGGCAACGCCTGCCTTTCCTCAGCTTTCTCCGCGGCAACGCGAGTCGGTAGAGACCATCGCGATGGATAGGAGTGCAGCCTTCGCCAAAAGTGCCAAGAGGAATACCCCTCCGGCCGAGACCAACATCGTTCACGATCGCTTCCATGTCATGAAGTTGGCAGGTGAAGCAGTCGACAAGATTCGTCGGGGCGAACACCGTCAATTTAGACAATAAGGTGACGCTCGCTTGACCGGTACTCGCTTTCCTTGGCTGACCAACCAGGAGAACCTGACAGAGGACCAAAAAGCACGACCTTGTCGGGTCTACAAGCAGGAACTCGAGACTGGAAAGGCGTGGGCATACAGAGAAATACTTCGGGACCTTTGGCGCAACGAAAGCGTCGAAACTGCAACGGAGATTTTCTGTCATAGGTATCGACGCGTCATCAATACGAAATTGGATCCGCTGAAAAAGGTTGCCCGAACCATCAAGAACGTTTTACCAACGTCATGAGCTACTGCATGAACGAGATCACCAACGCCGTCACCGCAGGGATCAACAGCAAGAACATGTCGATCAAACGCCTCGCTGGCGGTTACCGCAATCGTGTAATTTTCAGACCATCAATCCATCTCTACTGCGGCGGACTCGATCTCTACCCACAATAAACGCAGTTACACCTGAAAAAAGCTCTAGTCGTTACGCGCCGTTTTCAAAACGTTCATTTTCTGTACGGCA is from Crateriforma conspicua and encodes:
- a CDS encoding transposase family protein, which translates into the protein MRKWGHSTTFECPECGKPCAVYDRTGRRRWRHLDTMQFWTIRHAQPPRVK
- a CDS encoding transposase, with protein sequence MHLRFAIDVLLVSQTVRGAQSILRTSWVETWHILEKAVARGKARKTREPMLRIGIDEKTFRKGQNYITLIYDLDRSTVEAISDGNDTESGNACLSSAFSAATRVGRDHRDG